In Trichocoleus desertorum NBK24, the following are encoded in one genomic region:
- the ylqF gene encoding ribosome biogenesis GTPase YlqF, with amino-acid sequence MTTPAIQWYPGHIAKAERALLSQLKLVDVVLEVRDARIPLSTHHPQVPHWIGNKAKVLVLNRMDMIPVQMRDRWVNWFQEQGEEALFTDAQHGKGIEAIAHAAQNAGAQMNQRRRDRGMLPRPVRAVVLGFPNVGKSALINRLLKRRVVESARRAGVTRQLRWVRISDQIELLDAPGVLPSKLNDQEAAFKLAICDDIGEAAYDNQRVTSALIDLIKGLQATAPEAISGNPLRSRYELDPAEFTGESYLHALAEQKYQNDVERTARQILNDFRKGILGSIALELPPN; translated from the coding sequence ATGACAACTCCTGCCATCCAGTGGTATCCCGGTCACATCGCCAAGGCCGAGAGAGCGCTGCTGAGCCAACTCAAGCTGGTCGATGTAGTCCTAGAAGTGCGCGATGCCCGGATTCCGCTCAGCACTCACCACCCGCAGGTGCCGCACTGGATTGGCAACAAAGCGAAAGTGTTGGTTTTGAATCGGATGGATATGATTCCGGTGCAGATGCGCGATCGCTGGGTCAATTGGTTTCAGGAGCAAGGTGAAGAAGCGCTGTTTACCGATGCCCAGCATGGCAAGGGGATTGAGGCGATCGCTCATGCGGCTCAAAATGCAGGTGCTCAAATGAACCAACGACGGCGCGATCGTGGTATGTTGCCTCGTCCAGTCCGAGCTGTGGTGTTGGGCTTTCCCAATGTGGGCAAGTCAGCCCTGATTAATCGGTTATTGAAGCGGCGAGTGGTGGAGAGTGCGCGGCGAGCAGGGGTAACTAGACAACTCCGGTGGGTAAGAATTTCAGATCAGATTGAACTGTTGGATGCTCCTGGGGTTTTGCCCTCCAAACTCAACGACCAGGAAGCTGCCTTCAAGCTCGCCATCTGTGATGACATTGGAGAAGCGGCCTACGATAACCAGCGCGTCACCTCTGCTCTAATTGATTTGATCAAGGGTTTGCAAGCCACTGCCCCTGAAGCTATTTCAGGCAACCCATTGCGATCGCGCTACGAGCTAGACCCAGCCGAATTTACAGGCGAATCTTATCTACATGCTCTAGCAGAGCAAAAGTACCAAAATGACGTGGAACGCACCGCCCGACAAATCTTAAATGACTTCCGCAAAGGTATCCTCGGCTCCATTGCCTTGGAACTACCACCCAAT
- a CDS encoding DsbA family protein — translation MTQKVQIQIDVWSDYVCPFCYLEEPIFEQLRQEYGESVQVVWRAFELRPDPIPTLDPQGEYLRTTWDRAVYPMAKERGVTLRLPPVQPRSRKALEAAEFARDRGCFEAMHHALFRAFFEDGLDLNNIDILLEVGASVGLDRDALHIALEAGQYTERVVSEQSLAHKLNISGVPALLIHQTDEPLEKVVLLSGAQPYETVRTVVERVRHKARSLG, via the coding sequence ATGACCCAAAAAGTCCAAATTCAGATTGATGTCTGGAGTGATTACGTTTGCCCGTTCTGTTATTTAGAAGAACCAATTTTTGAGCAGCTGCGGCAGGAATATGGTGAGAGTGTTCAGGTTGTATGGCGTGCCTTTGAACTGCGGCCTGACCCAATTCCCACGCTTGACCCCCAAGGCGAATACCTCCGCACGACTTGGGACCGTGCCGTTTATCCAATGGCGAAAGAGAGAGGAGTGACTTTACGCTTACCACCTGTGCAACCCCGTAGCCGCAAAGCTCTAGAGGCGGCAGAGTTTGCTCGCGATCGCGGCTGTTTTGAGGCAATGCATCATGCCCTGTTCCGCGCTTTCTTTGAAGACGGATTGGATTTGAACAATATCGATATTCTGCTGGAGGTTGGCGCATCCGTAGGTTTGGATCGTGACGCTCTCCACATCGCTCTAGAAGCTGGACAGTACACCGAACGAGTAGTCAGCGAGCAATCCCTGGCTCACAAGTTAAATATTTCCGGCGTGCCAGCCCTGCTCATTCACCAAACCGATGAACCCTTAGAAAAAGTGGTTTTGCTCAGTGGTGCTCAGCCTTATGAAACTGTCCGCACCGTTGTGGAGCGAGTTCGCCATAAAGCGCGATCGCTAGGATAA
- the groES gene encoding co-chaperone GroES: MAAVSLNVSTVKPLGDRILVKVTEAEEKTAGGIFLPDTAKEKPQVGEVVSVGAGKRNDDGSFQSLEVNVGDKVLYSKYAGTDLKLGGDDHVLLREQDILATLA, from the coding sequence ATGGCTGCTGTTTCTTTAAACGTGTCAACTGTGAAGCCTTTGGGCGATCGCATTTTGGTAAAAGTCACTGAAGCCGAAGAAAAGACTGCTGGGGGCATTTTTTTGCCTGACACCGCTAAAGAAAAACCCCAAGTTGGTGAAGTTGTAAGTGTGGGTGCTGGGAAGCGAAACGATGATGGTTCCTTCCAATCTCTCGAAGTGAATGTAGGCGATAAAGTGCTCTACTCCAAGTATGCTGGCACCGACCTCAAATTAGGTGGCGACGATCATGTCTTGCTGCGCGAGCAGGACATTCTAGCAACCTTGGCATAG
- the groL gene encoding chaperonin GroEL (60 kDa chaperone family; promotes refolding of misfolded polypeptides especially under stressful conditions; forms two stacked rings of heptamers to form a barrel-shaped 14mer; ends can be capped by GroES; misfolded proteins enter the barrel where they are refolded when GroES binds), producing the protein MAKYITYNEDARRSLERGFDVLAEAVAVTLGPKGRNVVLEKKFGAPQIVNDGVTIAKEIELEDHIENTAVSLLRQAASKTNDAAGDGTTTATVLGHAIVKEGLRNVAAGANPIALKRGIDKAAGFLVDKIKEHARPVEDSKAIAQVGAISAGNDNEVGQMIADAMDKVGREGVISLEEGKSMTTELEVTEGMRFDRGYISPYFATDTERMEAVLDDPFILITDKKITLVQDLVPVLEQVARAGKPLLIIAEDIEKEALATLVVNRLRGVLNVAAVKAPGFGDRRKAMLEDIAVLTGGELITEDAGLKIDTAKLESLGKARRITITKDNTTIVAEGNEAQVKARCEQIRRQLDETDSSYDKEKLQERLAKLSGGVAVIKVGAATETEMKDRKLRLEDAINATKAAVEEGIVPGGGTTLAHLAPQLEAWATSNLSGEELTGALIVMRALSAPLSRIAENAGQNGAVIVERVKEKEFNVGYNAATGEFVDMLQAGIVDPAKVTRSALQNAASIASMVLTTECIVVDKPEPKQAAAPAGMGGGDFDY; encoded by the coding sequence ATGGCTAAGTACATTACCTACAACGAAGATGCCCGTCGGTCTTTAGAGCGCGGTTTTGATGTTCTAGCAGAAGCCGTTGCAGTTACCTTGGGTCCCAAAGGTCGCAACGTGGTGCTGGAGAAGAAATTTGGTGCGCCTCAAATTGTTAACGATGGTGTGACGATCGCCAAAGAAATTGAACTCGAAGACCACATCGAAAACACGGCTGTTTCTCTGTTGCGTCAAGCCGCTTCCAAGACCAACGATGCAGCGGGTGACGGTACCACTACGGCTACTGTGCTAGGGCACGCGATCGTGAAAGAAGGTCTGCGCAACGTGGCTGCGGGTGCTAACCCGATCGCCCTCAAGCGTGGGATTGATAAGGCGGCTGGCTTCTTGGTAGACAAAATCAAAGAGCACGCTCGTCCAGTGGAAGATTCTAAAGCGATCGCTCAAGTGGGTGCGATCTCTGCGGGGAACGACAACGAAGTTGGTCAGATGATTGCCGATGCGATGGACAAAGTGGGTCGCGAAGGCGTGATCTCCCTCGAAGAAGGTAAGTCCATGACCACTGAACTCGAAGTCACCGAAGGGATGCGCTTCGATCGCGGTTATATCTCTCCCTACTTCGCCACCGACACTGAGCGGATGGAAGCAGTTCTCGACGACCCCTTCATCTTAATCACCGACAAGAAGATCACTTTGGTACAAGACTTGGTGCCTGTGCTGGAGCAAGTGGCTCGTGCTGGTAAGCCTCTGTTGATCATTGCCGAAGACATCGAGAAAGAAGCGCTTGCTACTTTGGTCGTGAACCGTCTCCGTGGCGTGTTGAACGTGGCTGCGGTTAAGGCTCCTGGCTTTGGCGATCGCCGGAAAGCAATGCTGGAAGACATCGCTGTGCTGACGGGTGGTGAACTGATCACCGAAGATGCAGGTCTGAAGATCGACACGGCTAAGCTCGAAAGCTTGGGCAAAGCTCGCCGGATCACCATCACCAAGGACAACACCACCATCGTCGCGGAAGGTAACGAAGCGCAAGTCAAAGCTCGTTGCGAACAAATCCGCCGTCAATTGGATGAAACCGATTCTTCCTACGACAAAGAGAAGCTGCAAGAGCGTTTGGCTAAGCTCTCTGGCGGTGTGGCTGTGATCAAAGTCGGTGCTGCGACCGAAACTGAAATGAAGGATCGCAAACTCCGCCTAGAAGACGCGATCAACGCCACCAAAGCTGCGGTAGAAGAAGGGATTGTGCCTGGTGGTGGTACGACTCTGGCTCACTTGGCTCCTCAACTAGAAGCTTGGGCAACCTCTAACCTGTCTGGTGAAGAGTTGACTGGCGCTCTGATTGTGATGCGTGCCTTGTCTGCACCTCTAAGCCGCATTGCTGAAAACGCAGGCCAAAACGGTGCAGTCATCGTTGAGCGAGTGAAAGAGAAAGAGTTCAACGTCGGTTACAACGCCGCTACTGGTGAGTTTGTAGACATGCTCCAAGCGGGTATTGTTGACCCTGCGAAGGTGACTCGCTCGGCTCTGCAAAATGCCGCTTCGATCGCGAGCATGGTACTGACGACTGAGTGCATTGTGGTTGACAAGCCCGAACCCAAGCAAGCTGCTGCACCCGCAGGCATGGGCGGCGGTGACTTCGACTACTAA
- a CDS encoding nuclease-related domain-containing DEAD/DEAH box helicase, translating into MAQMIPNRLLPSTTSFAEKRLYKAFQEQLSDEFIVFHSRWWQVIDPRKGAQDGEVDFIIAHPSLGILILDVKGGQISYNAKSEEWYQNSNRMKESPFQQATRNKYSLLSFLKERPYFCRRFINIGHSVGFPDVDVMQARLRLDSPRQIVLDRSDVRDLKNWINTAFYHYQNSSRMDEIGFQGIEEIKSLLAQSWELRPLLKIDIEEEKEAIIRLTEQQYVLLDFLGQHRRAAIKGCAGSGKTLLAVEKAKRLSQQGFRVLLTCYNKNLGQFLAQSLSQENITISHFHGLYSMTDSSSGNQSYDGYSKTEEFFKETYPNLLVQKANSQGLEFDAVIVDEGQDFRENWLLALQCLLTDPNYGIFYIFYDDRQNIYLPNWKQPFDFPPYPLTENCRNTQNIHNYLNQFYSKEASIKSKGPIGRPVEILQYKTTNELKEILNQKLNYLIAENYVPAKDIVVLTPLKTERSILSTIRTAANFSFKCRNYQSRNQKSENTVFWTSVYQFKGLESPIVILVEIEDSALNSQNSLLYVGASRACSHLIIISNEQSKPDKPGVSKPRGAPWKICPNCGSDYTIDWGKNKIGNPQFQCCHCGKVYAKE; encoded by the coding sequence ATGGCTCAAATGATTCCTAATCGGTTGCTTCCCAGTACTACAAGTTTTGCTGAGAAGCGTTTGTATAAAGCGTTTCAGGAGCAGCTATCAGATGAATTTATAGTATTTCATAGTAGATGGTGGCAAGTTATAGATCCTCGAAAAGGTGCTCAAGATGGCGAGGTAGATTTCATTATTGCTCATCCAAGCTTGGGAATTCTCATTTTAGATGTGAAGGGTGGTCAAATTAGCTATAACGCAAAATCTGAGGAATGGTATCAAAATAGCAATCGCATGAAGGAAAGCCCATTTCAACAGGCTACTCGGAATAAGTATAGCCTTCTGAGTTTCCTCAAGGAACGGCCTTACTTTTGCAGAAGATTTATTAACATAGGGCATTCAGTAGGCTTTCCAGATGTTGATGTTATGCAGGCACGACTGCGGCTAGATTCTCCTCGCCAGATTGTCCTTGATAGGAGTGATGTAAGAGATCTGAAAAACTGGATCAATACGGCCTTTTATCACTATCAAAATAGCTCTAGAATGGATGAAATTGGTTTTCAAGGGATAGAAGAGATTAAATCGCTTCTGGCTCAATCTTGGGAACTAAGGCCACTACTGAAAATAGATATTGAAGAAGAAAAGGAAGCGATTATTCGCTTAACTGAACAGCAATATGTGCTACTTGATTTTTTGGGACAGCATCGACGCGCAGCAATTAAGGGTTGTGCTGGCTCTGGCAAAACACTTCTGGCTGTTGAGAAAGCAAAACGTCTAAGTCAACAAGGCTTCCGAGTTTTACTAACCTGCTACAACAAAAACTTGGGACAATTCTTAGCTCAAAGCTTATCTCAGGAAAATATTACTATTAGCCATTTTCATGGCCTATACTCTATGACTGACTCAAGTTCAGGCAATCAATCTTATGACGGTTATTCAAAAACTGAAGAATTTTTTAAGGAAACTTATCCTAACCTTTTAGTCCAAAAAGCTAATAGTCAAGGATTAGAGTTTGATGCCGTAATTGTTGATGAAGGTCAAGATTTTCGCGAGAACTGGCTCTTGGCTCTTCAGTGCCTATTAACCGATCCTAATTACGGAATTTTCTATATTTTTTATGATGACAGACAAAATATTTATCTTCCAAATTGGAAGCAACCTTTTGATTTCCCTCCTTATCCATTAACAGAAAATTGCCGAAATACACAAAATATTCACAACTACCTTAACCAGTTTTATTCTAAGGAAGCCTCAATTAAATCAAAGGGGCCTATAGGTAGACCTGTAGAAATCTTGCAATATAAAACCACTAATGAGTTAAAAGAAATTCTAAATCAGAAACTAAACTATCTGATTGCCGAAAATTATGTTCCTGCGAAAGATATAGTGGTTTTGACACCACTTAAGACTGAACGTTCTATTCTTAGCACTATTAGGACGGCTGCAAACTTTTCTTTTAAGTGCCGTAACTATCAGTCAAGAAATCAAAAAAGCGAGAATACAGTATTCTGGACAAGTGTTTATCAATTTAAGGGGCTGGAAAGCCCAATTGTTATTCTTGTAGAAATTGAAGATTCTGCATTGAACAGTCAAAATTCTTTGCTTTATGTAGGAGCCTCTCGTGCTTGTAGTCACCTGATAATCATCAGCAATGAACAGTCGAAGCCTGACAAGCCTGGTGTTTCTAAGCCTAGAGGAGCACCCTGGAAGATATGCCCTAACTGTGGTTCAGACTATACTATTGATTGGGGTAAGAATAAAATTGGGAATCCGCAGTTTCAGTGTTGCCATTGCGGAAAGGTTTACGCCAAGGAGTAA
- a CDS encoding DUF1810 domain-containing protein, which produces MADTKSGNAGDPYDLNRFVQAQERDYERALSEVKSGRKRSHWMWYIFPQFDGLGFSAMSERYAIKSVAEAKAYLSHPILGPRLIECVEAALSGKERTAHEIFGFPDDMKLKSCATLFAYVSPEGSVFEQLLNKFFEGDRDPKTLSLLVDSSQTN; this is translated from the coding sequence ATGGCAGATACGAAATCTGGGAACGCAGGCGATCCATATGATCTCAACCGCTTTGTGCAAGCCCAGGAGCGCGATTACGAACGGGCGCTGTCTGAGGTCAAAAGCGGTCGGAAGCGATCGCACTGGATGTGGTACATCTTCCCGCAGTTCGACGGGCTAGGGTTCAGTGCGATGTCTGAACGGTACGCCATCAAGAGTGTTGCAGAAGCTAAGGCATACCTGAGCCATCCGATTCTGGGGCCACGACTGATTGAGTGCGTTGAAGCAGCTTTGAGTGGCAAGGAGCGAACTGCACACGAAATTTTTGGTTTTCCTGATGATATGAAGCTAAAATCTTGCGCGACGTTGTTTGCCTACGTGTCACCTGAAGGGTCAGTATTTGAGCAATTGCTTAATAAGTTTTTTGAGGGCGATCGCGACCCAAAAACTCTTAGTCTACTAGTGGATTCCTCGCAAACTAATTAG
- a CDS encoding histidine kinase N-terminal 7TM domain-containing protein translates to MGFPTLHHNVGIPHLNPYCYLLGLTALISLVAAYAAWQRRTTAPASKPFLLMMLAIAGYATVAALEAAATTLSSKILWSKLEYVGSGSVITLFLIFATHFTHRKNWLTPKTLAWLWVVPILNVILVMTNSWHRWVWTGFLWSSASSNLLIYQHGPGFFWIMACVYAYTLAGAFLLLKAALRPSLLYRRQAIMALASAMIPLIGGSAYMLNLTPPGLNITPMSFMLSGLIYSANLFRFQLFDLVPVARDTLVESMSDGVLVLDQQNRVVDINPAARELLGTTVACVGQPAAKSLWQWQDIARRCYDSGDHRLAIAREGKPLRYIELRTTPLRDRTQQLTGRLIVLRDVTERHQAELDLQQANQRLQNQLLEIEVLQTQLREQAVRDILTGLFNRRYLEETFHRELARATRESYLITVALLDIDHFKQINDTFGHLAGDRVLQAFGELPRCHSRSSDIACRYGGEEFVLVMPQMPLDLAYRRIEKIRLAWQATLVEFGGQQIQSTFSGGVSAFPPEGRTLDCMLHLADQALYAAKAAGRNCIKQGFYQPLDQFSVRCVNQQL, encoded by the coding sequence ATGGGTTTCCCCACACTGCATCATAATGTTGGTATTCCCCACCTCAATCCCTACTGCTATCTTTTAGGGCTCACTGCCTTAATTTCTCTGGTGGCCGCCTATGCAGCTTGGCAACGACGAACTACGGCTCCGGCTAGCAAGCCTTTTCTCTTAATGATGTTGGCGATCGCGGGGTATGCCACTGTTGCAGCATTAGAGGCAGCCGCGACAACGTTATCCAGCAAAATACTGTGGTCGAAGCTAGAGTATGTCGGCTCTGGCAGCGTGATTACGCTCTTCTTGATCTTTGCCACCCACTTCACCCACCGAAAAAATTGGCTGACTCCCAAAACTCTGGCATGGCTCTGGGTTGTGCCAATTTTGAATGTCATTCTCGTCATGACAAACAGTTGGCATCGTTGGGTTTGGACTGGATTTTTATGGAGCTCTGCTAGCAGCAACCTGCTCATTTACCAGCATGGCCCCGGATTCTTCTGGATCATGGCTTGTGTTTATGCTTATACCTTGGCTGGGGCCTTTCTCTTACTAAAAGCAGCCCTCCGCCCCTCCCTTCTGTATCGGCGGCAAGCCATCATGGCCCTAGCCTCAGCCATGATCCCCTTAATCGGGGGTAGTGCCTATATGCTCAATCTCACGCCTCCGGGATTGAACATTACACCGATGAGTTTTATGCTCAGCGGGTTAATTTATTCTGCCAATCTCTTTCGCTTTCAATTGTTTGATCTAGTGCCAGTGGCTCGCGATACGTTGGTTGAGAGCATGAGTGATGGAGTCCTAGTTTTAGATCAGCAAAATCGCGTTGTAGATATTAACCCAGCGGCACGAGAGCTGCTAGGCACAACCGTTGCCTGTGTTGGACAGCCCGCAGCGAAAAGCTTATGGCAATGGCAAGATATAGCTCGACGTTGCTACGATAGCGGCGACCATAGGCTGGCAATTGCTAGAGAGGGCAAGCCACTGCGCTATATAGAGCTACGCACAACGCCCCTGCGCGATCGCACCCAGCAATTAACCGGACGCTTGATTGTCTTACGAGATGTGACCGAACGCCACCAAGCAGAGCTAGATCTGCAACAGGCAAATCAACGTTTACAAAACCAGTTACTAGAAATTGAGGTGCTGCAAACTCAGTTGCGAGAGCAAGCAGTTCGAGATATCCTCACGGGTTTGTTCAATCGCCGTTATCTGGAAGAAACGTTTCATAGAGAGTTGGCACGAGCCACCCGTGAAAGCTATCTCATTACAGTTGCTCTCCTGGATATTGATCACTTTAAACAAATCAATGATACGTTTGGGCACCTAGCAGGCGATCGCGTGTTGCAAGCCTTTGGTGAGTTGCCGCGCTGCCACAGCCGTTCTAGCGATATTGCTTGTCGCTATGGGGGTGAGGAGTTTGTGCTAGTCATGCCGCAGATGCCGCTAGACCTTGCCTACCGACGGATTGAGAAAATTCGTTTGGCTTGGCAAGCTACCCTGGTGGAGTTTGGCGGGCAGCAAATCCAGTCCACTTTCTCTGGGGGCGTTAGTGCCTTTCCTCCAGAGGGGAGAACGCTTGATTGCATGTTGCACTTAGCCGATCAAGCGTTGTATGCAGCCAAAGCGGCAGGAAGAAACTGCATCAAGCAAGGGTTTTACCAGCCCCTAGATCAATTCTCAGTTCGTTGCGTCAACCAGCAGCTGTAG
- a CDS encoding DUF29 family protein: MHIPEIDPKATISEPNLYDNDFYAWTQEQAALLHQQQWSQLDLPNLIEEISSLGKQQRQELRNRLSLLIGHLHQMAVPTRTS, translated from the coding sequence ATGCACATCCCAGAAATAGACCCAAAGGCTACCATTTCTGAACCAAACCTCTACGACAACGACTTCTACGCATGGACGCAGGAACAAGCTGCTTTACTCCACCAGCAACAATGGAGCCAGCTTGACCTGCCAAATTTGATTGAGGAAATCTCATCTTTGGGTAAACAGCAACGCCAAGAACTCCGCAATCGCTTGAGTTTGCTAATTGGGCATTTACATCAAATGGCAGTACCAACCCGAACATCGTAG
- a CDS encoding DUF29 family protein — translation MGIYIKWQYQPEHRSRSWLATIRVQRLDISELLEDNPSLKPYLKEALQKAYLKGVELAVSETDLPSRTSPSEGPYDLAEILGDRFYSGEPSELVNELKQ, via the coding sequence TTGGGCATTTACATCAAATGGCAGTACCAACCCGAACATCGTAGTCGTAGCTGGCTAGCCACGATTCGCGTCCAGCGCCTCGACATTTCCGAATTACTAGAAGACAACCCCAGCCTCAAGCCTTACCTTAAAGAAGCGTTGCAGAAAGCTTATCTGAAAGGTGTGGAACTGGCAGTGAGTGAAACCGATTTACCCAGCCGTACTTCCCCCTCAGAAGGCCCCTATGATTTAGCAGAAATTCTAGGCGATCGCTTTTACTCTGGTGAACCCAGTGAGTTAGTTAACGAATTGAAACAATAA
- a CDS encoding winged helix-turn-helix domain-containing protein, translating to MEELAEFIRSNPDSRELKRALAVQMVSQGYTYFQIRDALHVSVGFISKWKQAFEEHGVLGLALQYQGSTGYLTPSQRQGVRDWLQQRNYWNLSELQQHIEQEYGAAFASKQSYYQLFAEAGISWKKTQKRNPKADPELVEKKTRNQGLAGTTSTGDCPGSLSRLVPG from the coding sequence ATGGAAGAACTCGCTGAGTTTATTCGGAGCAATCCTGACTCTCGTGAACTCAAACGCGCCCTGGCCGTGCAGATGGTATCTCAAGGCTATACCTACTTTCAGATTCGGGATGCTCTGCACGTCTCAGTCGGCTTCATCAGTAAATGGAAGCAAGCTTTTGAAGAGCATGGAGTTCTGGGATTGGCTCTTCAGTATCAAGGCTCCACGGGTTACCTCACACCCTCGCAACGCCAAGGGGTGAGGGATTGGCTCCAACAGAGGAACTACTGGAATCTGAGCGAACTCCAGCAGCACATTGAGCAGGAGTATGGGGCGGCCTTTGCCTCCAAGCAGAGCTATTACCAGTTGTTTGCAGAAGCGGGCATCAGTTGGAAGAAGACCCAGAAGCGCAATCCCAAAGCAGACCCAGAATTGGTAGAGAAAAAAACACGAAATCAGGGCTTGGCTGGAACGACATCGACAGGAGATTGTCCTGGGTCACTTAGTCGTCTTGTTCCAGGATGA
- a CDS encoding IS630 family transposase has protein sequence MGHLVVLFQDECHLLWGDLCGYVWGKTNERIEVPMTNERQKQTYYGALNILSQEFVVKAFERANSEATIAFLQLLLAEHPQSRIALIWDGASYHRSQALKDYLASVNQGLGESEWKITCLRFAPNDPRQNPVEDVWLQAKRWIREFYHLCQSFSTVKWLFEFVTHRQTFNFSKVFMYGAFS, from the coding sequence CTGGGTCACTTAGTCGTCTTGTTCCAGGATGAATGTCATCTGCTCTGGGGCGACCTCTGCGGCTATGTGTGGGGCAAAACCAACGAACGCATCGAAGTGCCAATGACTAACGAACGTCAGAAGCAGACGTACTATGGAGCGCTGAATATCTTGAGCCAAGAGTTTGTTGTGAAAGCTTTTGAGCGAGCGAATTCCGAGGCCACGATTGCCTTCTTGCAACTGCTCCTGGCTGAGCATCCTCAGTCTCGCATTGCCTTGATTTGGGATGGAGCGAGCTATCACCGTTCTCAGGCGCTCAAGGACTATTTGGCCTCAGTCAATCAGGGCTTAGGCGAGTCCGAGTGGAAAATTACCTGCCTTCGCTTCGCTCCCAATGACCCTCGGCAAAACCCAGTGGAGGATGTTTGGTTGCAGGCAAAGCGGTGGATTCGAGAGTTCTATCACCTGTGTCAATCGTTCTCAACGGTGAAGTGGTTATTTGAGTTCGTCACCCATCGTCAGACCTTTAATTTTTCGAAGGTCTTTATGTATGGTGCATTTTCATGA
- a CDS encoding nuclease-related domain-containing protein has protein sequence MPRAGQNVRVMARQRRTKAVLAFAIAGLWVLLPWVLPWLLQFFFPTIVLSLPGWVYLSCLVPAGFSYFQAQNLWGKANRADQGAAGEEAIATVLAPLQSEGWQMEFGVRDRSVGDVDVFLLSPQGRAYTIDVKSHRGEVRSDGKQLYRQYGRSQYPFEKDFLSQAKRQAVAMKKLKQLSFVTPVVAFSQAKVEVEQNPIVGVYVVGKQNLVRCLRSMG, from the coding sequence GTGCCACGGGCAGGACAAAATGTGCGGGTAATGGCGAGACAGCGCCGCACGAAAGCAGTGTTAGCGTTTGCGATCGCTGGCTTATGGGTATTGCTACCCTGGGTGCTACCGTGGCTCCTCCAGTTTTTCTTCCCAACCATCGTGCTTTCACTACCTGGTTGGGTCTATTTGAGCTGCTTAGTTCCAGCAGGTTTCAGCTACTTCCAAGCCCAAAATTTGTGGGGCAAAGCCAATCGAGCCGACCAAGGCGCAGCGGGAGAAGAGGCGATCGCCACAGTTCTCGCACCTCTCCAGAGCGAAGGTTGGCAAATGGAGTTTGGGGTTCGCGATCGCTCAGTCGGAGATGTAGACGTGTTTCTCCTATCACCCCAAGGTCGGGCCTACACCATTGATGTCAAGTCACATCGCGGCGAGGTGCGGAGCGACGGTAAGCAACTCTATCGGCAGTACGGGCGATCGCAATACCCTTTTGAAAAGGATTTCTTGAGCCAAGCTAAGCGGCAAGCCGTCGCGATGAAAAAGCTCAAGCAGTTAAGCTTTGTGACTCCGGTTGTGGCTTTTTCCCAAGCCAAGGTTGAAGTTGAGCAGAACCCGATTGTGGGTGTTTACGTTGTGGGCAAACAGAATTTGGTAAGGTGCTTGCGATCAATGGGATGA
- a CDS encoding universal stress protein — MFKTVLFPIDQSRESRQAADTVAELVKFHHSRLVILSVVETPEPGEEAPSAEMASPEAIAELLKTARNLFSDQGINTELVEREGKPAFTICDVADELDADLIIMGCRGLGLTEEGVADSVTNRVINLSPCPVLIVP; from the coding sequence ATGTTTAAAACTGTTCTGTTTCCCATTGACCAAAGCCGCGAATCACGTCAAGCTGCCGATACTGTGGCAGAACTTGTCAAGTTTCATCACAGCCGTTTGGTGATCTTGTCTGTGGTAGAAACACCAGAGCCAGGAGAAGAAGCGCCAAGTGCTGAAATGGCATCCCCGGAGGCGATCGCGGAATTACTCAAAACCGCTAGAAATCTTTTTTCAGATCAAGGTATTAATACCGAACTGGTCGAACGGGAAGGAAAACCAGCTTTCACCATCTGTGATGTCGCCGATGAACTGGATGCTGACCTAATTATTATGGGTTGCCGAGGTCTAGGACTCACGGAGGAGGGAGTAGCCGACAGTGTCACCAATCGGGTGATCAACCTTTCTCCCTGCCCAGTGTTAATCGTGCCCTAA